In Burkholderia contaminans, the following proteins share a genomic window:
- a CDS encoding TonB family protein, with the protein MAIRSTYLILPAVAMLFSGCAMLSSSQESKLTCHIPRAVYPDTAKPLTRPATVLVRALMTTSGEAQNVTVTTSSRNAAADRAAVDAMTHATCTQTGATANPFLLTQPFVFEP; encoded by the coding sequence ATGGCTATTCGCTCGACCTACCTGATCCTGCCCGCCGTCGCGATGCTGTTTTCCGGCTGCGCGATGCTGTCGTCGTCGCAGGAAAGCAAGCTGACGTGCCACATTCCGCGCGCCGTCTATCCGGATACCGCGAAGCCGCTCACGCGCCCGGCGACCGTGCTCGTGCGCGCGCTGATGACGACGTCCGGCGAAGCGCAGAACGTCACCGTGACGACGAGCAGCCGCAACGCGGCGGCCGATCGTGCGGCCGTCGACGCGATGACGCACGCGACCTGCACGCAGACGGGGGCGACCGCGAACCCGTTCCTGCTGACCCAACCGTTCGTGTTCGAGCCGTAG
- the moaC gene encoding cyclic pyranopterin monophosphate synthase MoaC: protein MSGLTHFDAAGHAHMVDVGGKQETQRIAIARGTIRMLPATFALIRDGKAKKGDVLGVARIAAIQGAKRTADLIPLCHPLALTRVAVEFELDDALPGVHCIVQVETFGRTGVEMEALTAVQVGLLTVYDMCKAVDRGMVITDVSVREKRGGKSGDWKAEEPAG from the coding sequence ATGTCAGGACTCACCCATTTCGACGCCGCCGGCCATGCCCACATGGTCGACGTCGGCGGCAAGCAGGAAACCCAACGCATCGCGATCGCGCGCGGCACGATCCGGATGCTGCCGGCCACGTTCGCCCTGATCCGCGACGGCAAGGCCAAGAAGGGCGACGTGCTCGGCGTCGCGCGCATCGCGGCCATCCAGGGCGCCAAGCGCACGGCCGACCTGATCCCGCTGTGCCATCCGCTCGCGCTGACGCGCGTGGCCGTCGAGTTCGAACTCGACGACGCGCTGCCGGGCGTCCACTGCATCGTGCAGGTCGAGACGTTCGGGCGCACCGGCGTCGAGATGGAAGCGCTGACCGCCGTGCAGGTCGGGCTGCTGACCGTCTACGACATGTGCAAGGCCGTCGATCGCGGGATGGTGATCACCGATGTGAGCGTGCGCGAGAAGCGCGGCGGGAAGTCAGGGGACTGGAAGGCGGAGGAACCGGCGGGCTGA